A window from Podospora bellae-mahoneyi strain CBS 112042 chromosome 1 map unlocalized CBS112042p_1, whole genome shotgun sequence encodes these proteins:
- a CDS encoding uncharacterized protein (EggNog:ENOG503NZ79; COG:S) — MSPVYPVTGIKAGVTGTTVPLRLEVDTWYPGQTPEHLIQNNLFIWALRFLQERDPDHKLSFFQIAGIHGMPYQPWDEDTDAITANEGYCTHDSLLFPSWHRPYMLLYEQVLYEIMVKQVIPQLPEDKQQEWTDAAATWRLPYWDWAQKRTREGQDETLYDVPLITKQPRISVIDLKDGVTVFYIDNPMYKFTMPDEERMGCFGISDIQDTDANNNITTIPAQATSRWATYEPESDTVSTQWTEGTVRNSLITSTLNGHPWYGRGIDNVPLAEMVYRLYVHDYIASYTQFATTKFRTSPDYDPGSPAAYLNLEYIHNNIHNWTGGFDKYVGHMAEPAVAAYDPIFWMHHANVDRQFALWQGISLLDPTKNWFESRNEQLEDDGNWYIRTGDLDTPSTPLAPFHKDAEGNYYTSDDVRDIHKLGYTYPELQPWLDKYKDTHGNFDASLYVADIKAMIKAIYSPGEIGAPTEISSIPRSLTSPLGQPDFNKDIIVNVTYNRFALNGIPYTIYFFLGAPFSPPSYSDPLHTHPQHVGFIYTFSNPIHRNRAAPGCGNCRRKALTDTKSRAQVPITGALIARHPAIHNGNLPHGIHELPSLESDTVGEYLEKHLHWSIRSHTGSDIDIPEEAPFVEISVYHRNAKFDDVGNAARYERVERATRSKPGGYRSVTA, encoded by the exons ATGTCTCCTGTTTACCCTGTGACGGGCATCAAAGCCGGCGTTACCGGTACCACAGTCCCCCTTCGTCTAGAGGTGGACACCTGGTATCCCGGCCAAACACCCGAACACCTCATCCAGAACAACCTCTTCATCTGGGccctccgcttcctccaAGAGCGTGACCCCGATCACAAGCTCTCCTTCTTTCAGATCGCCGGCATACATGGCATGCCATACCAACCATGGGATGAAGACACAGACGCCATCACTGCCAACGAGGGCTACTGCACCCACGACAGTCTCCTATTTCCCTCCTGGCACCGCCCTTACATGCTTCTCTATGAGCAAGTCTTGTACGAGATCATGGTCAAGCAAGTAATTCCCCAGCTCCCAGAAGATAAGCAACAGGAATGGACGGACGCTGCTGCCACTTGGCGTCTCCCCTATTGGGATTGGGCCCAGAAGAGGACGCGAGAGGGGCAGGATGAGACCCTGTACGATGTCCCACTCATCACCAAGCAGCCTAGAATCAGTGTCATTGATCTTAAGGACGGGGTGACTGTATTTTACATTGACAATCCAATGTATAAGTTCACGATGCCTGATGAGGAAAGGATGGGTTGTTTCGGGATCAGCGACATCCAGGACACTgacgccaacaacaacatcacgaCCATCCCG GCCCAAGCAACCTCTCGCTGGGCCACTTACGAGCCCGAATCCGACACCGTCTCCACCCAATGGACCGAGGGCACCGTCCGCAACTCTCTCATCACTTCCACACTCAACGGACATCCTTGGTACGGTAGAGGCATTGACAACGTTCCCCTCGCCGAGATGGTCTACCGCCTCTACGTCCACGACTACATTGCCTCCTACACCCAGTTCGCGACCACCAAATTCCGCACCTCCCCCGACTATGACCCCGGCTCACCAGCCGCCTACCTCAACCTGGAGTATATCCACAATAACATCCACAACTGGACCGGCGGCTTTGACAAATACGTCGGCCACATGGCCGAGCCCGCCGTCGCGGCCTATGACCCCATCTTCTGGATGCACCACGCCAACGTCGATCGCCAATTTGCCCTCTGGCAAGGCATCTCCCTCTTGGATCCCACCAAAAACTGGTTCGAGTCGCGCAACGAGCAGCTGGAAGACGACGGGAACTGGTACATCAGGACCGGCGACCTCGacaccccctccactcccctcGCTCCTTTCCACAAGGATGCCGAAGGCAACTACTACACCTCGGATGACGTGAGAGACATCCACAAACTAGGCTACACCTACCCTGAACTCCAACCCTGGCTAGACAAGTACAAAGACACTCACGGCAACTTCGACGCGAGCCTCTATGTGGCCGACATCAAAGCCATGATCAAAGCCATCTACTCCCCAGGCGAAATCGGCGCCCCGACCGagatctcctccatccctcGCTCCTTAACCAGCCCCCTCGGCCAACCCGACTTCAACAAAGACATAATCGTCAACGTCACCTACAACCGCTTCGCCCTCAACGGGATCCCCTACACAATCTACTTTTTCCTCGgcgcccccttctcccctccctcctacTCTGACCCCCTgcacacccacccccaacacgTCGGCTTCATTTacaccttctccaaccccatccaccgCAACCGCGCCGCCCCCGGCTGCGGCAACTGCCGCCGCAAAGCCCTCACCGACACCAAATCCCGCGCTCAAgtccccatcaccggcgcGCTCATCGCCCGACACCCGGCCATCCACAACGGCAACTTGCCTCACGGTATTCATGAGCTGCCCAGCTTGGAGTCCGACACTGTGGGGGAGTACCTAGAAAAACACCTGCATTGGAGCATCCGATCT CACACTGGAAGCGATATCGATATCCCAGAGGAAGCTCCTTTTGTCGAGATCTCTGTGTATCACCGCAATGCCAagtttgatgatgtgggCAACGCAGCGCGGTATGAGCGTGTCGAGCGGGCTACTCGGAGCAAGCCAGGGGGGTATCGCTCTGTGACTGCTTGA
- a CDS encoding uncharacterized protein (COG:S; EggNog:ENOG503P208), with translation MQCDHPSATSLLSQPTTIMFLVALTFPSSSPHFRFLPEFPLHAPPHSSSHLKEIPGCNTNTSYDGFILPLLRESASHIRFLTASNCTSPHPKPKSFTRRPRIPFDDPLPARELVQPAITKESIIGSSTKLCTPMMCRSILIFASPPTSNQEMLDTTSPGFAALIPRSVVATPTVNLDRKAGSIAAIGVTEPHQAGGIEVLIDGDDSLSTRIWKRKTTQPDRQRRRPPWLMKMAAITASAPGRIDYYAQSLFPSTATSATFKRGTGETLPGFPSRYEGERVWTGSEWLDPNLEKSYIVQIDKDDLLEVENALRHFQGLNVPPGLLSRDTFPLPKGLSHRLRKVSQDCYNGRGFAIVRGISPDRFTDEENVLVFGGISSYIAPTRGFQDVHRELVTCHVLSEDMRPGSKEQNLRPAFTNGRLAFHTDVGDILALHTLGVSDTGGETMIASACQIYNEMAESRHDLIQELAQNWAFFHSQDYYTDGTPLLTNAPGDKLVFQFSRLPITGFRSQGANPTLPPPSEKRLEAMAKVEELAWKHAFPLPREPGDMAYINNLCLMHARSAFDVDEEGNPLPSKRHLVKLMLQDPELAWELPQHLGWYLERVYGPNQEDGGRTEKWQLSVKDESLPDGRIWAGSGALSNG, from the exons ATGCAATGTGACCATCCTTCTGCCACCTCTTTGCTTTCCCAACCCACTACCATCATGTTCCTTGTCGCTctcaccttcccctccagcTCTCCGCATTTCCGTTTCCTGCCAGAGTTTCCATTGCACGCACCTCCCCATTCTAGCTCCCACCTGAAAGAGATCCCAGGATGCAACACAAACACATCATATGATGGCTtcatccttccccttcttcgaGAATCTGCATCCCATATCCGGTTTCTGACGGCATCAAACTGCacttctccccatcccaaaccgAAATCCTTCacgagaaggccaagaatCCCATTTGATGATCCCTTGCCTGCCCGAGAATTGGTACAACCAGCGATTACAAAAGAATCCATCATTGGTTCCTCCACCAAGCTGTGTACCCCGATGATGTGCAGATCCATATTGATATTTGCATCACCTCCCACCAGTAATCAAGAGATGCTggacaccacctccccaggcTTTGCTGCACTCATCCCACGTTCTGTTGTCGCAACCCCAACTGTGAACCTTGATCGGAAAGCGGGGTCAATAGCGGCAATTGGGGTAACAGAGCCTCACCAGGCTGGGGGCATCGAGGTACTAATAGATGGCGATGACTCTCTTTCGACACGTATTTGGAAGAGAAAGACGACGCAACCAGACAGGCAGAGACGAAGGCCGCCTTGGCTTATGAAGATGGCTGCTATCACTGCATCAGCTCCTGGTCGCATAGACTACTATGCACAGAGCTTGTTCCCCAGTACCGCCACTTCAGCGACTTTCAAGAGAGGGACAGGGGAAACTCTACCTGGGTTCCCCTCTCGGTACGAGGGTGAGAGGGTGTGGACAGGATCCGAGTGGTTAGACCCCAACCTCGAGAAGAGTTACATCGTGCAGATCGACAAAGACGACTTGCTTGAGGTGGAGAATGCTCTCCGCCATTTTCAAG GTCTGAACGTGCCGCCTGGGCTTTTAAGTCGCGACactttccctctccccaaggGGCTGAGCCACAGGCTTCGGAAGGTATCTCAAGACTGCTACAATGGTCGTGGGTTTGCCATTGTTCGTGGTATTTCTCCTGATCGTTTCACCGACGAGGAGAATGTGCTTGTCTTTGGCGGCATATCCTCGTACATCGCACCCACTCGTGGATTCCAAGATGTTCACCGTGAGCTCGTCACTTGCCATGTCCTGAGTGAGGATATGAGACCTGGCTCGAAGGAGCAGAATTTGAGACCTGCATTTACCAATGGCCGACTG GCGTTCCATACCGACGTCGGCGATATTCTCGCTCTCCATACGCTGGGCGTATCCGATACAGGTGGTGAAACGATGATTGCCAGTGCTTGCCAAATCTACAACGAGATGGCAGAAAGTCGACATGATCTGATTCAAGAGCTTGCCCAAAACTGGGCTTTCTTCCA CTCCCAGGACTACTACACCGACGGGACTCCTCTCCTGACGAACGCCCCGGGGGACAAGTTGGTGTTCCAGTTCTCAAGGCTGCCCATCACAGGCTTTCGAAGCCAGGGTGCGAACCCCACTCTCCCTCCGCCCAGTGAGAAGCGTCTTGAGGCCATGGCCAAGGTGGAAGAACTGGCGTGGAAGCATGCTTTCCCGTTGCCTCGGGAACCTGGAGATATGGCGTACATTAACAACTTGTGTCTGATGCATGCTCGCAGCGCCTTTGACGTTGACGAAGAGGGTAACCCACTGCCCTCAAAGCGTCATCTCGTCAAGCTAATGCTGCAGGATCCAGAGTTGGCGTGGGAACTTCCTCAACATCTCGGCTGGTATCTGGAGCGTGTCTATGGCCCGAACCAAGAAGACGGGGGCAGGACTGAAAAATGGCAGCTCAGTGTGAAGGACGAATCATTGCCCGATGGTCGGATCTGGGCTGGCTCTGGAGCCCTCTCCAATGGCTAA
- a CDS encoding uncharacterized protein (COG:U; EggNog:ENOG503PTCD): MAATHHNARPESTCLSAVADHAQIDETNSSNLNEQDPLLPLSSPRDEASTASENGLLWLMGPALLAGIFVKAFDIAFLATSYSRLASDLQHFKDASWVMLTASICSAIFVPVYSYLLAYHGIKRMMFIAYGSFAFGLALCTISTSFWQLLGSRFVVGFGSSGITLLSMIVINEIVGVKQLAIWESFVTCIEMGTSMAAGPLGSWMYRSFGWHSAFLLEVLFALTGVVVLHWSFKKIACHARYSQSTLLKHGDPSQLPSHADGGGWLLLILAVTTPLVAFTLGDNILRWTDPLEVALLILGPLFMVTFVVYELKIASFPVIDMTPIFTKKYLSVLFQVFGVISILNSIVFIIPPYIQVRAFDGPSFEDWALTCVFLGFPIGAISGGYLIKNNILPVQRIMLANAMALGACCSLFAMRLIKPEAAQHAPLLVVFGISTGLWQSCLLYATLSSTEKKWWPQTLALYYLIETFGADLGMALMSTITRSVAKIGIRSSLGDSKTTERIILDAMRDLKSVRGLNAGARTAVLVAFEKGMHTAFFVPCSLAAMVIILAAAMNTKHLDKNPERSDNEAIAPTN, from the exons ATGGCTGCCACCCACCACAATGCAAGGCCGGAGAGCACTTGCCTCTCAGCAGTTGCCGACCATGCTCAGATCGACGAAACAAACTCGAGCAACCTGAATGAACAAGACCCGCTTCTCCCCTTATCAAGTCCTCGTGATGAGGCATCGACCGCCTCCGAAAACGGTCTTTTGTGGTTGATGGGCCCCGCGTTACTGGCTGG CATCTTTGTGAAAGCTTTTGATATTGCGTTTCTAGCCACGAGCTACTCCCGTCTCG CTTCTGACCTTCAACATTTCAAGGATGCATCCTGGGTTATGCTTACGGCGTCGATATGTTCAGCCATCTTTGTGCCAGTG TACTCTTACCTTCTCGCATATCATGGGATCAAACGGATGATGTTCATTGCGTATGGATCATTCGCGTTCGGGCTTGCTCTTTG CACCATTAGCACATCATTTTGGCAACTCCTGGGCTCTAGATTTGTCGTGGGCTTTGGCTCATCAGGGATCACTCTGCTCTCCATGATCGTCATCAATG AAATTGTTGGCGTCAAACAGCTCGCAATCTGGGAAAGTTTTGTTACATGCATCGAAATGGGAACTAGCATGGCAGCAGGGCCTCTGGGTTCTTGGATGTACAGGTCATTCGGCTGGCATTC CGCCTTTCTCCTAGAGGTCTTATTCGCCCTGACTGGAGTGGTCGTGCTCCATTGGTCATTTAAAAAGATTGCCTGTCACGCACGGTACTCACAGTCCACTTTGCTCAAGCACGGCGATCCATCTCAGCTGCCATCCCAcgcagatggaggaggttggctgTTGCTCATTCTGGCGGTAACCACACCTCTCGTCGCCTTCACGCTCGGCGACAATATTCTCCGCTGGACAGATCCTCTAGAAGTGGCCCTCCTCATTCTCGGTCCGTTGTTTATGGTGACGTTCGTGGTCTACGAGCTGAAGATCGCCTCTTTCCCCGTTATTGACATGACACCAATTTTCACGAAGAAGTATCTGAGTGTCCTGTTTCAAGTGTTTGGAGTTATTTCCATTTTGAATTCG ATTGTTTTCATCATACCACCTTACATCCAAGTACGCGCCTTCGATGGCCCATCGTTTGAGGATTGGGCCTTGACCTGTGTATTTCTTGGGTTTCCCATCGGTGCCATTTCTGGCGGGTATCTAATTAAGAACAATATCCTCCCAGTGCAGCGTATTATGCTTGCAAACGCTATGGCATTGGGAGCATGCTGCTCTCTGTTTGCTATGCGATTAATTA AACCTGAAGCAGCGCAACATGCGCCATTgcttgttgtttttggtaTCAGTACTGGCTTGTGGCAGAGCTGTCTGCTCTATGCCACTTTGTCGAGCACGGAAAAGAAAT GGTGGCCCCAAACACTAGCATTGTACTACCTCATCGAGACTTTTGGAGCGGACTTGGGCATGGCGCTTATGTCTACGATAACTCGGTCGGTTGCAAAGATTGGCATTCGCTCCAGCCTGGGTGATTCCAAGACCACGGAGAGAATTATTCTTGATGCCATGAGAGATTTGAAAAGTGTCAGGGGACTCAACGCAGGTGCACGCACGGCAGTTCTGGTGGCTTTTGAAAAGGGGATGCACACCGCATTCT TTGTACCTTGCTCACTGGCGGCAATGGTAATCATTCTGGCTGCAGCCATGAACACCAAACATCTGGACAAGAATCCTGAAAGGAGTGACAACGAGGCAATAGCACCAACCAACTAA
- a CDS encoding uncharacterized protein (EggNog:ENOG503P3VY; COG:S), producing MGGGPYELYRERYGAEILVMRKATKNDLDAITRVIQAGFPDDPGCNYKFPYRDKYPEDFWKYTRRQYEEYLEQPEKFAFNVVTVTNEEAGLDDLPIAIGVWDIAVHIKAKGGDLFIDERRDGNREHMKAYAAAMERTFARCFESYGKEQLHLWMLVTHPDFRRRGAGTRLCNWGVDESARRGGWILTVMASPMGRKLYEELGYVLVGTDTARVGGEEEHVVIDALEKPFSQHTI from the exons ATGGGCGGTGGACCTTATGAATTGTACCGCGAGCGTTATGGTGCCGAGATTCTCGTCATGCGGAAAGCCACCAAGAACGACCTCGACGCCATCACTCGGGTCATCCAGGCTGGTTTCCCCGACGACCCAGGTTGCAACTACAAGTTTCCATACCGCGACAAGTACCCGGAGGACTTCTGGAAGTACACACGCCGACAGTATGAGGAGTACCTAGAGCAGCCAGAAAAGTTCGCCTTCAACGTTGTCACAGTGACCAATGAGGAGGCAGGGCTCGATGACCTCCCCATTGCTATTGGTGTCTGGGATATTGCTGTTCACATCAAGGCCAAAGGCGGAG ATCTCTTCATTGACGAACGACGGGATGGTAACCGGGAACACATGAAGGCATACGCAGCCGCTATGGAACGGACATTTGCGAGATGCTTTGAGTCGTATGGGAAAGAGCAACTTCACCTTTGGATGCTCGTAACGCACCCTGACTTTCGCCGGCGTGGTGCTGGAACCAGACTGTGTAACTGGGGTGTTGATGAGTCCGCgagaagaggtggttggATTTTGACTGTTATGGCCAGTCCAATGGGCAGGAAGCTTTATGAGGAACTTGGTTACGTTTTGGTCGGCACCGACACGGCACGAGtgggtggagaagaagagcatgTTGTTATTGACGCTTTGGAGAAGCCGTTCTCACAACACACTATCTAG
- a CDS encoding uncharacterized protein (EggNog:ENOG503PXFB; COG:S), translating into MSFNFLPNTALAACVNDAGEIFTYAQAYNGELVEIKGKLAGNPATYEVTGDQTGIGLTKESGSAPAKRFTPLAAINSKSIYYNAKRLVFFVDKQNYLRDIYFNGTKWVEGELYDQRWQCAPYSKLAAVRLVNHGGYDFVCLYYQDTSETGNIVLVNHSPTYKWQTGNPPLDDPPLVGTALTAVPPQPGIEVIRYNSPTDTDDPVVFFQYDKLELGSSQDQGPNDYATYSINDKTITLSAHSAITAVDDKTNFWAFYTTDLQNQIFRLKVDASGAVTQPQPVVLPNNPIPGSSLASIIVKGSPDVVVLFYLLHYEPVKETTQEINVFAATLTAKSGGVDAWDVNGGVCLTAGNSSLSDSGSGGGDDGNPGGDHDGGDDDGAMVASLVGLGMEVMTMGVMTGLEMTTAFPLTGMRGRTVGAVADLLDIRRMDAGGLGGFDYCGFAFALMME; encoded by the exons ATGTCCTTCAACTTCCTCCCAAACACTGCTCTCGCAGCCTGCGTCAACGATGCAGGCGAGATCTTCACTTACGCCCAAGCCTACAACGGCGAGCTTGTTGAAATCAAGGGAAAGCTCGCTGGCAATCCCGCAACCTACGAAGTCACAGGCGACCAAACAGGCATAGGCCTCACCAAAGAGTCCGGCAGCGCTCCCGCCAAGCGCTTCACTCCCCTCGCTGCCATCAACTCCAAATCCATCTATTACAACGCCAAAcgcctcgtcttcttcgtcgacAAGCAAAACTACCTCCGCGACATATACTTCAACGGAACCAAGTGGGTTGAAGGCGAGCTTTACGACCAGAGATGGCAGTGCGCCCCTTACTCCAAGCTCGCCGCTGTCCGCCTTGTCAACCACGGAGGCTACGACTTCGTCTGCCTGTACTACCAGGACACATCGGAGACAGGCAACATCGTCCTAGTCAACCACAGCCCTACCTACAAATGGCAGACTGGCAACCCGCCCCTGGATGACCCCCCTCTCGTCGGCACAGCCCTCACTGCCGTGCCCCCTCAGCCAGGAATCGAAGTCATCCGCTACAACAGCCCCACCGACACAGACGACCcggtcgtcttcttccagtATGACAAACTCGAACTTGGTTCctcccaagatcaaggaccCAACG ACTACGCAACCTACTCCATCAACGATAaaaccatcaccctctccgctCACTCAGCCATTACCGCCGTCGATGACAAAACCAACTTCTGGGCTTTCTACACGACCGACCTCCAAAACCAGATCTTCCGGCTCAAAGTCGATGCATCTGGCGCCGTGACCCAGCCGCAGCCGGTTGTGCTGCCCAACAACCCTATCCCGGGGTCTTCTCTTGCCTCCATCATTGTCAAGGGCAGTCCTGATGTTGTCGTTTTGTTTTACCTCCTGCATTACGAGCCGGTCAAGGAGACCACCCAGGAGATCAACGTCTTCGCTGCGACTTTGACTGCCAAGagtggaggtgttgatgcaTGGGACGTCAATGGTGGTGTCTGCTTGACCGCAGGGAACAGTTCACTATCCGACTCTGGatctggcggtggtgatgatgggaatcCTGGTGGGGAtcatgatggcggtgatgatgatggggcaATGGTGGCTTCCCTGGTTGGCCTGGGAATGGAggtgatgacgatgggggtgatgacTGGCTTGGAGATGACGACGGCATTCCCACTCACTGGGATGAGGGGAAGGACAGTAGGGGCGGTAGCGGACCTTTTGGACATACGAAGAATGGACGCGGGGGGATTGGGCGGATTTGATTATTGTGGATTTGCATTTGCTCTTATGATGGAATGA